The following proteins are encoded in a genomic region of Camelus ferus isolate YT-003-E chromosome 8, BCGSAC_Cfer_1.0, whole genome shotgun sequence:
- the GTF3C6 gene encoding general transcription factor 3C polypeptide 6, whose protein sequence is MAAPEGGARRSEAAQRGGSMAAAEEPTRGEADEEEEEAEQLVLVELSGIIDSDFLSKCENKCKILGIDTERPILQVDSYVFAGEYEDTLGTCVIFEETVEHADAEGNNKTVLKYKCHTMKKLSMTRTLLTEKKEGEENIGGVEWLQIKDNDFSYRPNMICSFLHENEDEEVVAPDPDKPLELEEQEIQVKDNSNLSYEQGKPPNLETEDSGPLTDIPSSETEGSVFTETQDTALEVTPR, encoded by the exons ATGGCGGCCCCGGAGGGCGGGGCCCGCCGCTCGGAGGCCGCGCAGAGGGGTGGCAGTATGGCGGCGGCCGAGGAGCCGACCCGCGGGGAGGCGgacgaagaggaggaggaggca GAGCAGTTGGTTCTGGTGGAATTATCGGGAATTATTGATTCAGACTTTCTctcaaaatgtgaaaataaatgcaaGATTTTG GGAATTGACACTGAGAGGCCCATTCTGCAAGTGGACAGCTATGTCTTTGCTGGAGAATATGAAG ACACTCTTGGGACCTGTGTTATATTTGAAGAAACTGTTGAACATG CGGATGCGGAAGGCAATAATAAAACAGTGCTAAAATATAAATGCCACACAATGAAGAAGCTCAGCATGACAAGAACTCTTCtgacagaaaagaaggaaggagaagaaaacatag GTGGTGTGGAATGGCTGCAGATCAAGGACAATGATTTCTCCTATAGACCCAACATGATTTGTAGTTTTCTGCatgaaaatgaagatgaagaagTTGTAGCTCCGGACCCAGATAAACCTTTGGAGTTGGAAGAGCAAGAGATTCAAGTGAAAGATAATTCAAACCTAAGTTACGAACAGGGGAAACCACCAAACTTGGAAACAGAGGATTCTGGTCCTCTTACTGATATCCCTTCTTCTGAGACAGAAGGCTCTGTTTTTACGGAAACTCAAGATACTGCCTTAGAAGTCACCCCTAGATGA